The Hyphomonadaceae bacterium ML37 genome includes a region encoding these proteins:
- a CDS encoding insulinase family protein, protein MTMMWRNALALAAALGFLALAGCERSGDSEIDLRAAFEAADFAHEASDIPADPGVRYGVLENGMRYAIMSNSTPSNTAAVRLVLDVGSLAEADDQRGLAHFIEHMAFKGSTNVPRNEMVRLLERYGLAFGPDTNAFTGHEVVGYQLNLPQASEELLRIALFLMRETASELTMADAEIESERGVILGEERFRNTPVSRFLSEYYEFLYPGSMIPQRDPIGTTEVIETATREAFVRYYEAYYRPERALLVVTGDFNADDIEAMIRDGFDISVPGLEVERVESFASWSQPGEPGADPEAGTVTRNDAPRFAFFHDPGVFTLITADVIVPGPGALDTREGREQALLRQLGQSIVQRRLQARINRGDSPLVQASLSYVSEFDMATRAGVFAVSSPDRWREGVAMVEQELRRALEHGFTRAELDEQLANVRTAVRNGADQAATRQTTSLADGIWSSWLRGSVFNHPEYAREWFDARESEITLARVEAAFREAWEAAPPHVMVGLNQDLAEGEAAVREAWLASTAERVDPPAETGSDAFAYTDFGPAGEVASRDEIDEFGVTRVTFANGVRLNVKPTDFESRVVRVRVDFGAGDMTDQPVPAAGSILGAAFGGGGLEAHDRDDLQRLLAGRSVGYGLGVGSESFFFSNATTPSDFELQMQVLAAFMTAPGWREDGLNQFRAIAEEVRRGQNAQAVQVAVNRGGRILRSGDARWGFPTAEEIANFTMDHAREMLAPALAEAPVEITIVGDITVDRAVEVAAATFGALPERAAEWPEYDANRQLRFPEPAPEPEVLYFDGQDYQGMANAYFPIGDAFDRRRGRALDLMAEVFSLKATERFREREGATYSPIVQGQPSTVYPDFGFVWVGLDVAVDDIERMYEIIDEIAGVMASGEISEDELQRARQPVLERLREERERNPFWINALARSQTDPERLEYLRTAEPHYREVTVEEIAGLARESLDPSRAFRLTILPRIVEDQPEGMDAPDEGEG, encoded by the coding sequence ATGACAATGATGTGGCGCAATGCGCTGGCGCTGGCCGCAGCGCTGGGCTTTCTGGCTCTGGCGGGCTGCGAACGATCAGGTGATTCAGAAATTGATCTGCGCGCGGCGTTCGAGGCGGCTGATTTCGCGCACGAGGCCAGCGATATCCCGGCCGATCCCGGCGTTCGCTACGGCGTGCTCGAGAACGGGATGCGTTATGCGATCATGTCCAATTCCACGCCGTCGAACACGGCGGCGGTGCGCCTGGTGCTTGATGTCGGCTCGCTGGCCGAGGCTGACGACCAGCGCGGTCTCGCCCACTTCATCGAACACATGGCCTTCAAAGGCTCCACCAACGTGCCGCGCAACGAAATGGTGCGCCTGCTTGAACGCTATGGCCTGGCCTTCGGACCAGACACCAACGCGTTCACCGGCCATGAAGTGGTCGGGTATCAGCTGAACCTGCCCCAGGCCAGCGAGGAATTGCTCAGGATCGCCCTGTTCCTGATGCGTGAGACCGCCTCGGAACTGACCATGGCTGACGCCGAGATCGAGTCCGAACGCGGCGTGATTCTGGGCGAGGAGCGCTTCCGCAACACGCCCGTCAGCCGCTTTCTGAGCGAATACTACGAATTTCTCTATCCCGGTTCGATGATCCCGCAGCGCGACCCCATCGGGACCACCGAGGTCATCGAGACCGCCACGCGCGAGGCCTTCGTACGCTATTACGAGGCGTATTACCGGCCCGAGCGCGCCCTGCTGGTGGTGACCGGCGATTTCAATGCCGATGATATCGAGGCGATGATCCGCGACGGGTTCGACATCAGCGTGCCGGGCCTGGAGGTGGAGCGCGTCGAGAGCTTCGCCAGCTGGTCCCAACCCGGCGAGCCGGGCGCCGATCCCGAGGCCGGAACTGTCACCCGCAACGACGCGCCGCGATTTGCGTTCTTCCATGATCCTGGCGTCTTCACCCTCATCACCGCAGATGTGATCGTGCCAGGCCCAGGCGCACTCGATACCCGGGAGGGCCGCGAGCAGGCGCTGCTGCGCCAGCTGGGTCAGTCCATCGTCCAGCGCCGCTTGCAGGCGCGCATCAATCGTGGGGATTCGCCGCTGGTTCAGGCGAGCCTGTCCTATGTCAGCGAGTTTGATATGGCCACGCGCGCAGGCGTGTTCGCCGTGTCCTCGCCGGACCGCTGGCGCGAAGGCGTGGCCATGGTCGAGCAGGAGCTGCGCCGCGCTTTGGAGCACGGCTTCACCCGCGCCGAGCTGGACGAACAGCTGGCCAATGTGCGCACCGCCGTGCGCAATGGCGCCGATCAGGCGGCCACGCGCCAGACCACCAGCCTGGCCGACGGCATATGGTCGAGCTGGCTGCGCGGATCGGTGTTCAACCATCCCGAATATGCCCGCGAATGGTTCGACGCCCGTGAAAGCGAGATCACGCTGGCGCGCGTCGAAGCGGCGTTCCGCGAAGCGTGGGAGGCTGCGCCGCCGCATGTGATGGTGGGCCTTAATCAGGATCTGGCCGAAGGCGAAGCGGCGGTGCGCGAAGCCTGGCTCGCCTCCACCGCCGAGCGGGTCGATCCGCCGGCTGAAACCGGCTCCGACGCCTTCGCCTATACCGATTTCGGACCCGCCGGAGAGGTCGCCTCGCGCGACGAAATCGACGAGTTCGGCGTCACCCGGGTCACGTTCGCCAACGGCGTGCGGCTCAATGTGAAGCCCACCGACTTTGAATCACGCGTGGTGCGCGTGCGGGTCGATTTCGGCGCCGGCGACATGACCGATCAGCCTGTCCCGGCGGCCGGCTCGATCCTGGGCGCGGCTTTCGGGGGCGGCGGACTCGAGGCCCATGACCGAGACGATCTTCAGCGCCTGTTGGCCGGGCGTTCGGTGGGTTACGGGCTGGGCGTGGGGTCGGAGAGCTTCTTCTTCTCCAACGCCACCACCCCGTCCGATTTCGAGCTGCAGATGCAGGTGCTGGCCGCCTTCATGACCGCGCCGGGCTGGCGCGAGGACGGGCTCAATCAGTTCCGCGCCATCGCCGAGGAAGTGCGCCGCGGCCAGAACGCGCAGGCCGTCCAGGTGGCGGTGAATCGCGGCGGGCGCATCCTGCGCAGCGGCGACGCCCGCTGGGGTTTCCCCACAGCCGAAGAGATCGCCAACTTCACCATGGACCATGCCCGCGAGATGCTGGCCCCGGCGCTGGCCGAGGCGCCGGTGGAGATCACCATCGTGGGCGATATCACGGTCGACCGGGCCGTCGAGGTGGCGGCCGCGACCTTTGGCGCCCTGCCCGAGCGCGCGGCTGAGTGGCCGGAGTATGACGCCAACCGGCAGCTGCGCTTCCCCGAACCCGCGCCGGAACCGGAAGTGCTGTATTTCGACGGTCAGGATTATCAGGGCATGGCCAATGCCTATTTCCCCATCGGCGACGCGTTCGACCGCCGCCGGGGCCGGGCGCTGGACCTGATGGCCGAGGTGTTCTCCCTGAAAGCCACCGAACGGTTCCGCGAGCGCGAGGGCGCCACCTATTCACCCATCGTCCAGGGCCAGCCTTCTACGGTGTATCCTGATTTCGGCTTTGTCTGGGTGGGCCTGGATGTGGCGGTGGACGATATCGAGCGCATGTACGAGATCATCGACGAGATCGCGGGCGTCATGGCGTCCGGCGAGATCAGCGAGGACGAGCTGCAGCGCGCCCGCCAGCCGGTGCTGGAGCGCCTGCGCGAGGAGCGCGAGCGCAACCCGTTCTGGATCAACGCGCTCGCGCGCTCCCAGACCGACCCGGAGCGGCTGGAATATCTGCGTACCGCCGAGCCGCACTATCGCGAGGTCACCGTCGAGGAAATCGCCGGCCTCGCACGCGAAAGCCTCGACCCGTCCCGCGCCTTCCGCCTGACCATCCTGCCCCGGATCGTGGAAGACCAGCCTGAAGGGATGGATGCGCCGGACGAGGGCGAGGGGTAA
- a CDS encoding fructose-bisphosphate aldolase class I, translating into MDLDQLNETAIALTAPGKGILAADESTSTIKKRFDTIGLTSTADSRRDWREMLFRTRPAMTEYVSGVILFDETLRQFAADGTPLTKLITDAGSIPGIKVDSGAKPLAGSPGETVTEGLDGLRGRLEEYYKLGARFAKWRAVIDLGRGGDESIPSQYCINVNMHALARYAALCQEANIVPIVEPEVLMDGDHSIERCYEVTEFALRRLYSELFDQGVILEGTVLKPNMVIAGALCPDQASREEVAEMTVQCLINTVPAAVPGIAFLSGGQSDEDATAHLSMMNQGFDLPWPLTFSYGRALQAAPLKAWGGSNVEAGQRAFNHRARMNSLAALGEWTEDLERDAA; encoded by the coding sequence ATGGATCTCGACCAGCTCAACGAAACCGCCATCGCCTTGACGGCGCCGGGCAAGGGCATTCTGGCGGCGGACGAGTCCACCTCCACGATCAAGAAGCGCTTCGACACGATCGGCCTGACCTCGACGGCGGACAGCCGCCGCGACTGGCGCGAGATGCTGTTCCGCACACGGCCCGCCATGACCGAATACGTGTCCGGCGTAATCCTGTTTGACGAGACGCTGCGCCAGTTCGCCGCCGACGGCACGCCGCTGACAAAGCTGATCACCGACGCCGGCTCGATTCCGGGCATCAAGGTGGATTCCGGAGCCAAGCCGCTGGCCGGCTCGCCGGGCGAGACGGTGACGGAAGGCCTCGACGGCCTGCGCGGGCGGCTGGAGGAGTATTACAAGCTCGGCGCCCGCTTTGCGAAATGGCGCGCCGTGATCGATCTCGGCCGCGGCGGGGATGAGTCCATCCCCTCGCAATACTGCATCAACGTCAACATGCACGCGCTGGCGCGCTATGCCGCGTTGTGTCAGGAAGCCAATATCGTCCCCATCGTGGAGCCCGAGGTTCTGATGGACGGCGATCACTCCATCGAGCGCTGCTATGAGGTGACCGAGTTCGCCCTGCGCCGCCTTTATTCGGAACTGTTCGACCAGGGCGTGATCCTGGAAGGCACGGTCCTGAAGCCGAACATGGTCATCGCCGGCGCCCTGTGCCCCGACCAGGCGAGCCGCGAGGAAGTCGCCGAGATGACGGTGCAGTGCCTCATCAACACCGTGCCCGCCGCGGTGCCGGGCATCGCCTTCCTGTCCGGCGGCCAGTCGGACGAGGACGCCACCGCGCACCTGTCGATGATGAATCAGGGCTTCGACCTGCCCTGGCCGCTGACCTTCTCCTATGGCCGCGCCCTGCAGGCCGCGCCGCTGAAGGCCTGGGGCGGCTCAAACGTCGAAGCCGGCCAGCGCGCCTTCAACCACCGCGCCCGCATGAACTCCCTGGCCGCGCTGGGCGAATGGACCGAAGACCTGGAACGCGACGCAGCGTAG
- a CDS encoding phosphoglycerate kinase, protein MIRRIEDADIAGKRVLVRVDFNVPMEGMRVADDTRLGAALPTINHLRDGGAMVILAAHFDRPRGRRVPSMSLAPVASALEDLLGAPVKFVSDCVGPDAEGAAGLLKPGGVLLLENTRFHAGEEENDPDFAASLARLADIYVNDAFSAAHRAHASTEGVARLLPSYAGLALQREINHVTAALEAPQRPLLAIVGGAKVSTKIDLLKNLVAKVDRLFIGGAMANTFLAARGHSVGSSLYERELLDTARAIEEAAGQAGCTLMLPVDVVVAREFKAHADRRVAELDDVQGPDMILDCGPETIDRLADAIETARTLVWNGPLGAFETPPFDTGTVEAAQFAALRCREHGLTAVAGGGDTVSALNRAGAADDFTFVSTAGGAFLEWLEGKTLPGIAVLEG, encoded by the coding sequence ATGATCCGCCGCATTGAAGACGCTGACATCGCCGGAAAACGCGTGCTGGTCCGGGTGGACTTCAATGTACCCATGGAGGGCATGCGCGTCGCCGACGATACGCGCCTGGGCGCGGCGCTGCCGACCATCAACCATTTGCGTGATGGCGGAGCGATGGTGATCCTGGCCGCCCATTTCGACCGGCCGCGCGGCCGGCGCGTGCCGTCCATGTCGCTGGCGCCGGTGGCCTCGGCGCTGGAGGACTTGCTGGGCGCGCCGGTGAAATTCGTCTCCGACTGCGTCGGCCCGGACGCCGAAGGAGCGGCGGGCCTCCTGAAGCCCGGCGGCGTGCTGCTGCTGGAAAACACGCGCTTCCACGCCGGTGAAGAGGAAAATGATCCCGACTTCGCCGCGTCACTGGCGCGCCTGGCCGATATCTATGTCAACGACGCCTTCTCCGCCGCGCACCGCGCCCACGCCTCGACCGAGGGCGTGGCGCGCCTTCTGCCGAGCTATGCCGGCCTCGCCTTGCAGCGAGAAATCAACCATGTGACAGCGGCTCTGGAAGCGCCCCAGCGCCCGCTGCTGGCGATTGTGGGCGGCGCGAAAGTCTCTACCAAGATTGATCTTCTCAAAAACCTTGTCGCCAAGGTGGATCGGCTGTTCATCGGCGGGGCCATGGCCAACACCTTCCTGGCCGCGCGCGGCCACTCGGTGGGGTCGAGCCTGTATGAGCGCGAGCTGCTCGACACCGCGCGGGCCATAGAAGAGGCCGCCGGGCAGGCCGGCTGCACGCTGATGCTGCCTGTCGACGTGGTGGTGGCGCGCGAGTTCAAGGCCCATGCCGACCGGCGCGTGGCGGAGCTGGATGATGTGCAGGGCCCGGACATGATCCTCGATTGCGGGCCGGAGACCATTGACCGGCTCGCCGACGCCATCGAGACGGCGCGCACGCTGGTGTGGAATGGTCCGCTTGGCGCGTTCGAGACGCCGCCTTTTGACACCGGCACGGTTGAGGCGGCGCAGTTCGCCGCGCTGCGTTGCCGTGAGCACGGGCTGACGGCGGTGGCCGGCGGCGGCGACACGGTCTCGGCGCTCAACCGGGCGGGCGCGGCGGACGATTTCACCTTTGTCTCCACCGCGGGCGGAGCCTTCCTGGAATGGCTGGAGGGCAAGACCCTGCCCGGAATCGCGGTTCTTGAAGGCTGA
- the gap gene encoding type I glyceraldehyde-3-phosphate dehydrogenase, giving the protein MALRVAITGFGRIGRLALRAVLEQQRHDEVQVVAINDSSTPETNAHLLKYDSVHGRYPGEIKVGEDWIDAGFGRITKVSSRDPSKLPWGDLGIDIVLECTGAFNSKEGSMAHIHSGAKRVLCSAPAKNADKTIVYGVNHDALTADDIIVSNASCTTNGLAPVAKTLNDAIGIARGHMTTIHAYTGDQPTLDRNHKDLHRARAAALSMIPTTTGAAKAVGDVLPELKGKLDGSAIRVPTPNVSVIDLVFTPGRATTIEEVNAAIRAAADGPMKGVLGYDDLPLVSIDYNHDPRSSVVALDKTNVIDGQLVRVMTWYDNEWGFACRMIDTTVAMGRFL; this is encoded by the coding sequence ATGGCCCTTCGCGTGGCGATCACCGGATTTGGACGCATTGGACGCCTGGCGCTGCGCGCCGTGCTGGAACAGCAGCGCCACGACGAAGTTCAGGTGGTGGCGATCAACGATTCCTCCACGCCCGAAACCAATGCGCACCTGCTCAAATATGACAGCGTCCACGGCCGCTATCCCGGCGAGATCAAGGTGGGCGAAGACTGGATCGACGCCGGTTTTGGACGCATCACAAAGGTGTCGAGCCGCGACCCCTCCAAACTGCCCTGGGGCGATCTGGGGATTGATATCGTTCTGGAGTGCACCGGCGCGTTCAATTCCAAAGAAGGGTCGATGGCGCACATCCATTCCGGCGCCAAGCGCGTGCTGTGCTCGGCCCCGGCCAAGAACGCCGACAAGACCATCGTCTATGGCGTCAATCATGACGCGCTGACGGCGGACGACATCATCGTCTCGAACGCCTCATGCACCACCAATGGCCTGGCGCCGGTGGCCAAGACGCTCAATGACGCCATCGGCATTGCGCGCGGCCACATGACGACGATCCACGCCTATACCGGCGACCAGCCGACGCTGGACCGGAACCACAAGGACCTGCACCGCGCCCGCGCCGCCGCTCTGTCCATGATCCCCACCACCACCGGAGCCGCCAAGGCGGTGGGCGATGTGCTGCCCGAGCTCAAGGGCAAGCTCGACGGTTCGGCGATCCGGGTGCCCACGCCCAACGTGTCGGTGATCGATCTGGTGTTCACCCCGGGCCGCGCCACCACCATCGAAGAGGTCAACGCCGCCATCCGCGCCGCCGCTGACGGGCCGATGAAGGGCGTGCTGGGCTATGACGACCTGCCGCTGGTTTCCATCGACTATAACCATGATCCGCGCTCCTCAGTGGTGGCGCTGGACAAGACCAATGTCATCGACGGCCAGCTGGTGCGGGTGATGACCTGGTATGACAATGAATGGGGTTTCGCCTGCCGCATGATCGACACCACAGTGGCGATGGGGCGGTTTCTGTAG
- a CDS encoding NAD-dependent epimerase/dehydratase family protein, translating into MKVLVLGGDGFCGWPSALHLSARGHDVVIVDNLSRRKIDVELEVDSLTPIAPMSVRLAAWKEVSGRTISFHDLTVGKDYQELVNLLLAERPDAVVHFAEQRAAPYSMKSARHKRYTVDNNLNATNDVLAAIVETGLDIHLVHLGTMGVYGYGTAGMKIPEGYLKVKVDTPQGLVDTEILYPANPGSIYHMTKTQDALFFQFYNKNDKLKITDLHQGIVWGTQTEDTRKDERLINRFDYDGDYGTVLNRFLMQAAIGFPLTVHGTGGQTRAFIHIQDTVRCIQLAVENPPQTGERVRIMNQMTETHRVSDLAGLIAKLTGADVAFLPNPRNEADENELNVENAAFLALGLNPITLAEGLLEEVTDIARKYADRCDRSKVKCVSYWNRDREAAQESAAG; encoded by the coding sequence ATGAAGGTTCTGGTTCTCGGTGGAGACGGGTTTTGCGGCTGGCCGTCGGCGCTGCATTTGTCGGCGCGCGGCCATGATGTGGTGATCGTGGACAATCTGTCGCGGCGCAAGATCGATGTGGAGCTGGAGGTGGATTCCCTCACCCCCATCGCCCCCATGTCTGTCCGCCTGGCGGCCTGGAAAGAGGTGTCGGGCCGCACCATCAGCTTCCATGACCTGACCGTGGGCAAGGACTATCAGGAGCTGGTCAATCTCCTGCTGGCCGAGCGCCCCGACGCCGTGGTGCATTTCGCCGAGCAGCGCGCCGCGCCCTATTCCATGAAGTCGGCGCGCCACAAGCGCTACACCGTGGACAATAACCTCAACGCCACCAATGACGTGCTGGCCGCCATCGTGGAGACCGGGCTGGACATCCATCTCGTCCATCTCGGCACGATGGGCGTCTATGGCTATGGCACGGCGGGGATGAAAATCCCCGAAGGCTATCTCAAGGTGAAGGTGGATACGCCCCAGGGTCTGGTGGATACAGAAATCCTGTACCCGGCCAATCCGGGCTCGATCTATCACATGACCAAGACCCAGGATGCGCTGTTCTTCCAGTTCTATAACAAGAACGACAAGCTCAAGATCACCGATCTGCACCAGGGCATTGTCTGGGGCACCCAGACTGAAGACACCCGCAAGGACGAGCGCCTGATCAACCGGTTCGACTATGACGGCGATTACGGCACGGTGCTCAACCGCTTCCTGATGCAGGCGGCCATCGGCTTTCCGCTCACCGTGCACGGCACAGGCGGTCAGACGCGCGCCTTCATCCACATCCAGGACACGGTGCGCTGCATCCAGCTGGCGGTGGAGAACCCGCCCCAGACTGGCGAGCGCGTGCGCATTATGAACCAGATGACCGAAACCCACCGGGTCAGCGATCTGGCCGGGCTCATCGCCAAGCTCACCGGCGCCGACGTCGCCTTCCTGCCCAATCCGCGCAACGAAGCGGACGAGAACGAACTCAATGTGGAGAACGCGGCCTTCCTGGCGCTGGGGCTCAATCCCATCACGCTGGCCGAGGGCCTGCTGGAAGAAGTCACGGATATCGCCCGCAAATACGCAGACCGTTGCGACCGCTCCAAGGTGAAATGCGTCTCCTACTGGAACCGCGACCGGGAAGCGGCGCAGGAGAGCGCGGCGGGATAG
- a CDS encoding DUF885 domain-containing protein, which yields MIRTFALALALAFTPSVAAQAQSEEPGPFTVLIADYEAFLEERDVMTRGRRGDLDAASRWPDASFEAVETWDEAMAGFHARLEEIDPATLTGTDVASHAVLAYTLRSAIELPRAQSAMIPFTNDSGFHTSPDFAAMSARARTVEEAEAWITRIRALPDYFAQHQAWLERGLETGFTQPRAILDGVADQIDAQIVAAEDSALLMPIDALPDSLPEAERTRLRAEALEAIETAALPALRRLHDFFVSSYIPNARETLGARDLPGGEAFYPALVRQHTTLDLTPEEIHQTGLEEVARIRAEMEEVITQTGFEGSFAEFLDFLRTDPQFYAESEMELMMRAAWLSKLADDQMPAFFNRLPRLSYGVRPVPAALAPNYTTGRYWSGDAETGRAGGYMVNTYRLDQRPLYELPSLTLHEAVPGHHHQIALAQEIEGLPEFRRRSYITAFGEGWGLYAEHLGLDMGFYEDPYENFGRLTYEMWRACRLVADTGLHWFGWTREEAEACFLENSALAPLNITNEVSRYISWPGQALAYKTGEILIRRLRAQGEAALGEDFDLAAFHDALLEEGAVPLDYLETRMEAWIADQPQ from the coding sequence ATGATCCGCACCTTCGCCCTCGCCCTTGCGCTCGCCTTCACGCCCTCTGTCGCCGCACAGGCGCAGTCTGAAGAGCCCGGCCCCTTCACCGTCCTGATCGCCGATTACGAGGCGTTTCTGGAAGAGCGCGACGTGATGACGCGCGGCCGGCGCGGCGATCTGGACGCGGCCTCGCGCTGGCCCGACGCCAGCTTCGAGGCTGTAGAGACCTGGGATGAGGCCATGGCCGGTTTCCACGCCCGGCTGGAGGAGATCGATCCGGCCACGCTGACCGGAACCGATGTGGCGAGCCACGCCGTGCTCGCCTACACGCTGCGCTCCGCCATCGAGCTGCCACGCGCCCAGAGCGCCATGATCCCCTTCACCAATGATAGCGGGTTTCATACCTCGCCCGATTTCGCCGCCATGAGCGCGCGGGCCCGCACGGTGGAGGAGGCCGAGGCCTGGATCACCCGCATTCGCGCCCTGCCCGATTATTTCGCCCAGCACCAGGCCTGGCTGGAACGCGGTCTGGAGACCGGCTTCACCCAGCCGCGCGCCATTCTGGACGGCGTGGCCGACCAGATCGACGCGCAGATCGTGGCCGCCGAAGACAGCGCGCTTCTGATGCCCATCGACGCCCTGCCCGACAGCCTGCCCGAGGCCGAGCGCACACGCCTGCGCGCCGAGGCGCTGGAGGCCATCGAAACCGCCGCCCTGCCGGCCCTGCGCCGGCTGCATGATTTCTTTGTTTCCAGCTACATACCCAACGCCCGTGAGACCCTGGGCGCGCGCGACCTGCCGGGCGGCGAGGCGTTCTACCCGGCTCTGGTGCGCCAGCACACGACGCTGGACCTGACCCCGGAAGAGATTCACCAGACGGGCCTCGAAGAAGTCGCGCGTATCCGCGCCGAGATGGAAGAGGTGATCACGCAAACCGGGTTTGAGGGCTCGTTCGCCGAATTCCTCGATTTCCTGCGCACCGACCCGCAGTTTTACGCCGAGAGCGAAATGGAGCTGATGATGCGCGCGGCCTGGCTCTCCAAGCTGGCCGACGACCAGATGCCGGCCTTCTTCAATCGGCTGCCGCGCCTGTCATACGGCGTGCGGCCCGTCCCGGCCGCCCTGGCGCCCAACTACACCACGGGCCGCTACTGGTCGGGCGACGCGGAAACCGGGCGGGCGGGCGGCTATATGGTCAACACCTACCGCCTGGATCAGAGGCCGCTTTACGAGTTGCCCTCCCTGACCCTGCATGAGGCCGTGCCCGGCCATCACCACCAGATTGCGCTGGCCCAGGAAATCGAAGGCCTGCCCGAGTTTCGCCGCCGCAGCTACATCACCGCGTTTGGTGAAGGCTGGGGGCTTTATGCCGAGCATCTCGGGCTCGACATGGGCTTCTATGAAGACCCGTATGAGAATTTCGGCCGGCTGACCTATGAGATGTGGCGCGCCTGCCGCCTGGTCGCCGATACCGGCCTGCACTGGTTTGGCTGGACCCGGGAGGAGGCTGAAGCCTGCTTCCTGGAGAACTCGGCGCTGGCGCCGCTCAACATCACCAATGAGGTGTCGCGCTATATCTCCTGGCCCGGTCAGGCGCTGGCCTACAAGACCGGCGAGATCCTGATCCGGCGGCTGCGGGCGCAGGGAGAAGCGGCGCTGGGCGAGGATTTTGATCTCGCCGCCTTCCACGACGCCCTGCTGGAAGAGGGCGCGGTGCCGCTGGATTATCTGGAGACGCGGATGGAGGCGTGGATCGCCGATCAGCCTCAGTAG
- a CDS encoding VOC family protein, whose amino-acid sequence MEFKSPVRTCLFLPSQAEEAARFYVDLIADSAIDLIHRPDPDGPALVVEFTLGGAPYMTMNGNPEPAPSYLTSICVLTEDQAGTDRLWDALTEGGEASMCGWLKDRYGVHWQIVPEALPRLMGRGGETAGRVSAALMKMTKIDIAALQAAAAGG is encoded by the coding sequence ATGGAGTTCAAATCGCCTGTCCGAACCTGCCTCTTCCTGCCATCACAGGCCGAGGAGGCGGCCCGTTTCTATGTCGACCTGATCGCAGACAGCGCCATTGATCTCATCCACCGCCCGGACCCGGACGGTCCGGCGCTGGTGGTCGAGTTCACGCTGGGCGGGGCGCCTTACATGACGATGAACGGCAATCCCGAGCCGGCCCCGAGCTACTTGACCTCGATTTGCGTCCTGACCGAGGACCAGGCCGGGACCGACCGGCTCTGGGACGCCCTGACCGAGGGCGGCGAAGCGAGTATGTGCGGCTGGCTGAAGGATCGCTATGGCGTTCACTGGCAGATCGTGCCGGAGGCTTTGCCACGCCTGATGGGACGCGGCGGTGAGACCGCCGGGCGCGTGTCCGCCGCGCTGATGAAAATGACGAAGATCGACATCGCCGCGCTGCAGGCAGCCGCGGCGGGCGGCTGA
- a CDS encoding DUF1428 domain-containing protein, whose translation MAYIDGVLLPVPTDKKEDYRAHAERAAHVFKRYGLVSSTECWGDDLPEGKINSMHTAVLREPHESVVLNWMVWPSKEVRDAAWAKIMEDPDMSGMEMPFDGKRMIFGGFEILLEV comes from the coding sequence ATGGCCTATATCGACGGCGTTCTGCTGCCTGTACCGACCGACAAAAAAGAAGACTACCGCGCCCACGCCGAGCGCGCGGCGCACGTCTTCAAGCGCTACGGCCTTGTATCCAGCACCGAATGCTGGGGTGACGATCTGCCCGAAGGCAAGATCAACTCCATGCACACGGCGGTGCTGCGCGAACCGCATGAGAGCGTGGTGCTCAACTGGATGGTCTGGCCCTCCAAAGAGGTGCGCGACGCTGCCTGGGCGAAAATCATGGAAGATCCCGACATGTCCGGCATGGAGATGCCCTTTGACGGCAAGCGCATGATTTTCGGCGGCTTTGAAATCCTCCTCGAAGTCTGA
- a CDS encoding winged helix-turn-helix transcriptional regulator, with translation MARKKPYDDGCATAHALDLIGERWALLIVRELIPGPKRFSDLKAALCGISTNILTTRLLELEAGHLVVRRKLPPPAASQVYALTPWGADLEPLIKDIGRWAARSPTLAPGKPMSAASVMLSFRTMFNAERAAGLDVEAALVLDGVPHRVRIKDAQLDIAIGEALRPAFTLSGDPNLVAGLVYGGLTLDAVRAAGLSVEGDTALAQRFATLFPLPEKAEPAASL, from the coding sequence ATGGCCCGCAAGAAGCCCTATGACGATGGATGTGCGACGGCTCATGCGCTCGATCTGATCGGCGAGCGCTGGGCGCTTTTGATCGTGCGCGAGCTGATCCCGGGCCCGAAGCGATTCAGTGATCTCAAGGCCGCGCTGTGCGGCATCAGCACGAATATCCTGACCACGCGCCTCCTTGAGCTGGAAGCCGGGCATCTCGTAGTGCGCCGCAAATTGCCGCCGCCCGCCGCCTCGCAAGTCTACGCGCTTACGCCCTGGGGCGCCGATCTTGAGCCACTGATCAAGGATATCGGCCGCTGGGCGGCGCGTTCTCCGACCCTGGCGCCGGGCAAGCCGATGAGCGCGGCGTCAGTGATGCTGTCTTTTCGAACGATGTTCAACGCAGAGCGCGCCGCCGGCCTCGATGTGGAAGCCGCGCTGGTGCTCGACGGCGTGCCCCACCGGGTGCGCATCAAGGACGCACAGCTGGACATCGCGATTGGGGAGGCGTTGCGGCCCGCCTTCACCCTGTCGGGCGATCCCAACCTGGTGGCCGGTCTGGTCTATGGCGGCCTGACGCTGGACGCGGTGCGCGCGGCGGGCCTGTCGGTTGAGGGCGATACAGCGCTGGCGCAGCGTTTCGCCACGCTGTTTCCGTTGCCCGAAAAAGCCGAGCCGGCCGCCTCGCTTTAG